From a single Micromonospora carbonacea genomic region:
- a CDS encoding 2-hydroxyacid dehydrogenase, protein MKVWIPHPAGRALLGEVPPGVTVEVAEDPSRLPSGVAGVRFWVPPFLSGVDATALLGELPDLRVVQLLSAGADAWAGRVPPGVTLCDARGVHDVGTAEWVVAAILSQVRGFPDFAVARSRREWAYDRLCPTDELAGKRVLIVGAGSIGAAVRARLAPFEVTFTLVARTARPAEGVHGVDELPALLPAADVVVLLVPLTDATRGLVDEKFLAAMPDGALLVNAARGPVARTDALVAELAAGRLRAALDVTDPEPLPADHPLWELPNVLLTPHVAGSVRGLLPRAYRLVAEQVRRFAAGEPLANAVTDGY, encoded by the coding sequence GTGAAGGTCTGGATCCCGCACCCCGCCGGCCGCGCCCTCCTCGGCGAGGTGCCGCCCGGGGTGACCGTCGAGGTGGCCGAGGACCCGTCGCGGCTGCCCTCCGGGGTGGCCGGCGTCCGGTTCTGGGTGCCGCCGTTCCTCTCCGGCGTGGACGCCACCGCCCTGCTCGGGGAGCTGCCCGACCTGCGGGTGGTGCAGCTCCTCTCGGCCGGCGCGGACGCCTGGGCGGGCCGGGTGCCGCCCGGGGTGACGCTCTGCGACGCGCGGGGCGTGCACGACGTCGGCACGGCCGAGTGGGTGGTCGCCGCGATCCTGTCCCAGGTGCGCGGCTTCCCCGACTTCGCCGTCGCCCGGTCCCGCCGCGAGTGGGCGTACGACCGGCTCTGCCCGACCGACGAGCTGGCCGGCAAGCGGGTGCTGATCGTCGGGGCGGGGTCGATCGGCGCGGCGGTGCGGGCCCGGCTGGCCCCGTTCGAGGTGACGTTCACCCTGGTCGCCCGGACGGCCCGCCCCGCCGAGGGGGTGCACGGCGTCGACGAGCTGCCCGCGCTGCTGCCCGCGGCCGACGTGGTGGTGCTGCTGGTGCCGCTGACCGACGCGACGCGCGGCCTGGTCGACGAGAAGTTCCTCGCCGCGATGCCCGACGGCGCGCTGCTGGTCAACGCCGCGCGCGGCCCGGTGGCCCGCACCGACGCGCTGGTCGCCGAGCTGGCCGCCGGGCGGCTGCGGGCCGCCCTGGACGTCACCGACCCGGAGCCGCTGCCCGCCGACCACCCGCTGTGGGAGCTGCCGAACGTGCTGCTCACCCCGCACGTCGCCGGCTCGGTGCGCGGGCTGCTGCCCCGGGCGTACCGGCTGGTGGCCGAGCAGGTCCGGCGCTTCGCCGCGGGCGAGCCGCTGGCGAACGCGGTGACGGACGGCTACTGA
- a CDS encoding transketolase-like TK C-terminal-containing protein: MNQHDLDVLDEIQRRVLWLATRIVDAANHDRDTGDGVKVGGHQASSASLVTAMTALWFAHLDAADRVAVKPHASPVFHAIQYLLGNLDRSYLTRLRARGGLQSYPSRTKDPDGVDFSTGSVGLGAAAPLFAAVTRRYVDAHFGARPRSRFVALIGDAELDEGNIWEAVADPATTGLGNVMWLVDFNRQSLDRVVPGVRINQWRGQFEAAGWHVVEVKYGRRLARAYARPGGEALRDWIDAMPNEQYQSLFGLAGPALRERFCDGAPAGIAGLIADVADDELAPLVTDLGGHDLQAMLDAYAQCDAVTDRPSVVFAYTVKGWGLPIAGNPRNHSALLTTAQVDALRAAHGLTPATEWDRLDPASPAGIRAGARREALSRPPAGRALPVAVPETTRVRASKPVSTQEVFGRVLVELARDEAVAPYLVTTAPDVATSTNLAGFINKTGVFAPTEQRSWTEDRMLRWTESPAGQHIELGISEMNLFLLLGQLGLSWDLSGQPLLPVGTVYDPFVLRGLDAFLYGTYSGSRFVVAGTPSGVTLAPEGGAHQSTITASVGLELPGVTFVEPAYAATLDWLLCDALGQIAAGGTPASTAAPVEDGAYYFRLSTRPIDQAPFEAARARLGDAVLRRQAVAGAYRLVDAHAAHPELADAPVVQLAASGAVLPEVLAAAAELAEEGVAAHVVDVTSLDRLYRAWQRTLRQGVRTATVPSVPGALRSAFVDRVPVVTVHDAASHAMAWLGSAVGAPAVPLGVDEFGQSGSVRELYELHDLLPGSIVNAALAALSLR; the protein is encoded by the coding sequence GTGAACCAGCACGACCTCGACGTCCTCGACGAGATCCAGCGGCGGGTGCTCTGGCTCGCCACCCGTATCGTCGACGCGGCCAACCACGACCGGGACACCGGCGACGGGGTGAAGGTCGGCGGGCACCAGGCGTCCAGCGCGTCGCTGGTCACGGCCATGACCGCGCTGTGGTTCGCCCACCTCGACGCCGCCGACCGGGTCGCGGTGAAGCCGCACGCCTCGCCGGTGTTCCACGCGATCCAATACCTGCTGGGCAACCTCGACCGGTCCTACCTGACGCGGCTGCGCGCCCGGGGCGGCCTCCAGTCGTACCCGTCGCGCACGAAGGACCCCGACGGCGTCGACTTCTCCACCGGCTCCGTCGGCCTCGGCGCCGCCGCGCCGCTGTTCGCCGCCGTCACCCGCCGGTACGTCGACGCGCACTTCGGCGCGCGCCCCCGCTCCCGGTTCGTGGCGCTGATCGGCGACGCCGAGCTGGACGAGGGCAACATCTGGGAGGCCGTCGCCGACCCCGCCACCACGGGCCTGGGCAACGTGATGTGGCTGGTCGACTTCAACCGGCAGTCCCTCGACCGGGTCGTCCCCGGCGTGCGGATCAACCAGTGGCGCGGCCAGTTCGAGGCCGCCGGCTGGCACGTCGTCGAGGTCAAGTACGGCCGCCGGCTCGCGCGGGCGTACGCCCGGCCGGGCGGGGAGGCGCTGCGCGACTGGATCGACGCGATGCCCAACGAGCAGTACCAGTCGCTGTTCGGGCTGGCCGGGCCGGCGCTGCGGGAGCGGTTCTGCGACGGCGCGCCGGCCGGCATCGCCGGGCTGATCGCCGACGTCGCCGACGACGAGCTGGCCCCGCTGGTCACCGACCTGGGCGGGCACGACCTGCAGGCGATGCTCGACGCGTACGCCCAGTGCGACGCGGTCACCGACCGGCCCAGCGTCGTCTTCGCGTACACCGTGAAGGGTTGGGGGTTGCCCATCGCCGGCAATCCCCGCAACCATTCGGCGCTGCTCACCACCGCGCAGGTCGACGCGCTGCGCGCCGCCCACGGCCTGACCCCCGCCACCGAGTGGGACCGCCTCGACCCGGCGTCGCCGGCCGGCATCCGGGCCGGCGCGCGCCGGGAGGCGCTGTCCCGACCGCCGGCCGGGCGGGCACTGCCGGTCGCCGTGCCGGAAACCACGAGGGTACGCGCGAGCAAGCCCGTCTCCACCCAGGAGGTCTTCGGTCGGGTGCTGGTGGAGCTGGCCCGCGACGAGGCCGTCGCCCCCTACCTGGTGACCACCGCGCCCGACGTGGCCACCTCGACGAACCTCGCCGGGTTCATCAACAAGACGGGGGTGTTCGCCCCGACCGAGCAGCGGTCCTGGACGGAGGACCGGATGCTGCGCTGGACCGAGAGCCCCGCCGGGCAGCACATCGAGCTGGGCATCTCGGAGATGAACCTGTTCCTGCTGCTCGGCCAGCTCGGCCTGTCGTGGGACCTGTCGGGGCAGCCGCTGCTGCCGGTCGGCACGGTCTACGACCCGTTCGTGCTGCGCGGCCTCGACGCGTTCCTCTACGGCACCTACTCGGGCTCCCGGTTCGTGGTCGCCGGCACCCCGTCGGGCGTCACCCTCGCTCCCGAGGGCGGCGCGCACCAGTCCACGATCACCGCGTCGGTGGGGCTGGAGCTGCCCGGGGTGACGTTCGTCGAGCCCGCGTACGCGGCCACCCTCGACTGGCTGCTCTGCGACGCCCTCGGGCAGATCGCCGCGGGTGGCACGCCGGCCAGCACGGCCGCGCCGGTGGAGGACGGGGCGTACTACTTCCGGCTCAGCACCCGCCCGATCGACCAGGCGCCCTTCGAGGCGGCCCGGGCCCGGCTGGGCGACGCGGTGCTGCGCCGGCAGGCGGTCGCCGGGGCGTACCGGCTGGTCGACGCGCACGCGGCGCACCCGGAGCTGGCCGACGCGCCGGTGGTGCAGCTCGCCGCCTCCGGCGCGGTGCTGCCGGAGGTGCTGGCCGCCGCCGCCGAGCTGGCCGAGGAGGGCGTGGCCGCGCACGTGGTGGACGTGACCAGCCTGGACCGCCTCTACCGGGCGTGGCAGCGCACGCTGCGCCAGGGGGTGCGGACGGCCACCGTGCCGAGCGTGCCGGGGGCGCTGCGGTCGGCGTTCGTCGACCGGGTGCCGGTGGTGACGGTGCACGACGCCGCGTCGCACGCGATGGCCTGGCTCGGCTCGGCCGTGGGCGCCCCGGCGGTGCCGCTGGGCGTGGACGAGTTCGGCCAGTCGGGCAGCGTCCGCGAGCTGTACGAGCTGCACGACCTGCTGCCCGGCAGCATCGTCAACGCGGCCCTGGCCGCCCTGTCGCTGCGCTGA
- a CDS encoding putative bifunctional diguanylate cyclase/phosphodiesterase, with product MPTAQAPLAARIAVASGGFGFAAVGVAALADWRRRPGAAVCLLGTGAAQFGLLALIVLLAYGAPDRAALATAPPLVAGVLLTAAGVRRVAAGDPRRAGGPPPVWPRVSAPAGIATVAAAGHLAVYGGFTTGMVVLGLAVIPPLVVRELISATDNRRYAGRLAAQEAHFRALVSGGNDLILLLDGALRVRWQSPAAARLFALTDADVLGRHFADLLHPDDAPQAARLLDRVLAGDRPTLLPARMRDGHGAWRETESTVSDQRGVPEVHALVLHVRDVGERRRLERAVHQLAATDQLTGLANRQELLRELRARRDRSGALLVVDLHGLGVVNDGRGHAFGDTVVVEVARRLRAVAGPEDLVARLVGDEFAVLTDAGPVLAYGLGNRLLAALAEPYRMAGDDEVRLQANIGLAEVRGAGPDDVLRQADLARRRAAQLGRDRIEWYDAYLEEQLVRRLDLERELPGAVARGELDLVYQPVLGLADRLPVGTEALLRWRSPVLGTVLPAELLPVAEDLDLIGEVGRWVLDRACRQLADWSAGDRRLWMSVNVTPGELTAPDFLRRTAAVLAAHGVPADRLVVEVAEPRVGPELPAVVARLAGLRSLGVRTALDGFRAEHASLAQLRRLPVDLLKLAPAAASAHRPGGAGMGGPAGGAGMGGAAGATCPAGAAGGTGAAGAVRPPLTDVVVGLGQRLGLEVVAAALETPAQVDAAARAGCRYGQGHALARPATAERVEAYLEEFPSASR from the coding sequence ATGCCGACGGCGCAGGCCCCGCTCGCCGCCCGGATCGCGGTGGCGTCCGGCGGGTTCGGCTTCGCGGCGGTCGGCGTGGCGGCGCTGGCCGACTGGCGACGCCGCCCGGGCGCGGCGGTCTGCCTCCTGGGCACCGGGGCCGCCCAGTTCGGCCTGCTCGCGCTGATCGTCCTGCTGGCCTACGGCGCGCCGGACCGGGCGGCCCTGGCGACCGCGCCGCCCCTGGTGGCCGGGGTGCTGCTCACCGCCGCCGGGGTCCGGCGGGTGGCCGCCGGCGACCCGAGGCGGGCGGGCGGCCCGCCGCCGGTCTGGCCCCGGGTGAGCGCGCCCGCGGGCATCGCCACCGTGGCCGCCGCCGGGCACCTGGCCGTCTACGGCGGGTTCACCACCGGCATGGTCGTGCTCGGGCTGGCGGTGATCCCTCCGCTGGTCGTCCGGGAGCTGATCTCCGCCACCGACAACCGCCGGTACGCCGGCCGGCTCGCCGCGCAGGAGGCGCACTTCCGTGCCCTGGTCTCCGGCGGCAACGACCTGATCCTGCTGCTGGACGGCGCGCTGCGGGTGCGTTGGCAGTCCCCGGCGGCGGCCCGGCTCTTCGCCCTCACCGACGCCGACGTGCTCGGCCGGCACTTCGCGGACCTGCTGCATCCCGACGACGCGCCGCAGGCCGCGCGGCTGCTCGACCGGGTGCTCGCGGGCGACCGGCCGACGCTGCTGCCGGCCCGGATGCGCGACGGGCACGGGGCGTGGCGGGAGACCGAGTCCACGGTGAGCGACCAGCGTGGGGTGCCCGAGGTCCATGCGCTCGTGCTGCACGTGCGCGACGTCGGCGAGCGCCGCCGGCTGGAACGCGCGGTGCACCAGCTCGCCGCGACCGACCAGCTCACCGGGCTGGCCAACCGGCAGGAGCTGCTGCGCGAGCTGCGCGCCCGTCGGGACCGGTCGGGGGCGCTGCTGGTGGTCGACCTGCACGGCCTGGGCGTGGTCAACGACGGCCGCGGGCACGCGTTCGGCGACACGGTCGTCGTCGAGGTGGCCCGCCGGCTGCGCGCCGTGGCCGGCCCGGAGGACCTGGTGGCCCGGCTGGTGGGCGACGAGTTCGCGGTGCTCACCGACGCGGGCCCGGTGCTCGCGTACGGGCTGGGCAACCGGCTGCTGGCGGCGCTGGCGGAGCCGTACCGGATGGCGGGTGACGACGAGGTCCGGTTGCAGGCCAACATCGGCCTGGCCGAGGTCCGCGGCGCGGGGCCCGACGACGTGCTGCGCCAGGCGGACCTGGCCCGCCGCCGGGCCGCCCAGCTCGGGCGGGACCGCATCGAGTGGTACGACGCGTACCTGGAGGAGCAGCTGGTGCGGCGGCTCGACCTGGAGCGGGAGCTGCCCGGCGCGGTGGCCCGGGGCGAGCTGGACCTGGTCTACCAGCCGGTGCTGGGGCTGGCCGACCGGCTGCCGGTGGGCACGGAGGCGCTGCTGCGCTGGCGCAGCCCGGTGCTGGGCACGGTGCTGCCGGCCGAGCTGCTGCCGGTCGCCGAGGACCTGGACCTGATCGGCGAGGTGGGCCGCTGGGTGCTGGACCGCGCGTGCCGCCAGCTCGCCGACTGGTCGGCCGGCGACCGGCGGCTGTGGATGTCGGTGAACGTCACCCCGGGGGAGCTGACCGCGCCGGACTTCCTCCGCCGCACGGCGGCGGTGCTGGCCGCCCACGGGGTCCCGGCGGACCGGCTGGTGGTCGAGGTGGCCGAGCCCCGCGTCGGCCCGGAGCTGCCGGCGGTGGTGGCCCGGCTCGCCGGGCTGCGGTCGCTCGGCGTCCGCACGGCCCTGGACGGCTTCCGGGCCGAGCACGCCTCGCTGGCCCAGCTCCGCCGGCTCCCGGTCGACCTGTTGAAGCTGGCCCCGGCGGCGGCGTCCGCGCACCGGCCCGGTGGGGCCGGCATGGGCGGTCCGGCCGGCGGGGCCGGCATGGGCGGTGCGGCCGGCGCGACCTGTCCGGCCGGCGCGGCGGGAGGGACCGGCGCGGCCGGCGCGGTCCGGCCGCCGCTGACGGACGTGGTGGTCGGCCTCGGCCAACGGCTCGGCCTGGAGGTGGTCGCGGCGGCGCTGGAGACCCCGGCGCAGGTCGACGCGGCGGCGCGGGCCGGCTGCCGGTACGGGCAGGGCCACGCGCTGGCCCGCCCGGCGACCGCCGAGCGGGTGGAGGCGTACCTCGAGGAGTTCCCGTCGGCCTCGCGCTGA
- a CDS encoding PH domain-containing protein, producing the protein MRTETVRFRHHQAILVAAVIAFIGALPLASAGWYFLPVLLVPLAVGVWAWRAGTEADARELRLRALAGQRRVTWDRVVELGVDARGRAVARLDDGELVVLPGVRGSELPRLVAVTGQPLPGRAA; encoded by the coding sequence GTGCGTACCGAGACCGTCCGCTTCCGCCACCACCAGGCGATCCTGGTCGCGGCGGTGATCGCCTTCATCGGGGCCCTGCCGCTGGCCAGCGCCGGGTGGTATTTCCTGCCCGTGCTGCTCGTGCCGCTGGCGGTCGGCGTCTGGGCCTGGCGGGCCGGCACCGAGGCCGACGCCCGCGAGCTGCGCCTGCGCGCGCTCGCCGGGCAGCGGCGCGTCACCTGGGACCGGGTCGTCGAGCTGGGCGTCGACGCCCGGGGCCGGGCGGTCGCCCGGCTCGACGACGGCGAGCTGGTCGTGCTGCCCGGGGTGCGCGGCAGCGAGCTGCCCCGGCTCGTCGCGGTCACCGGCCAGCCCCTGCCCGGCCGGGCCGCCTGA
- a CDS encoding metallophosphoesterase — protein MDGQENEERSAGEAVPRRAGRGRVRRAGVVLAVLVIALAGAVIGTLAGGRVHTDIGPFRAELSITPSLEGGTTVDIPPLGALQLDSHDGPTHLTVGLGALDQRRTEALIDDPASISRASQSAVTDVRNGVLRLGLRTVGAAVLVTLVLAGLVFRDTRRTAWAGGLSLLVTAGSLGLAASTIRPQAIEEPRYEGLLVNAPAIVGDARRIANDYTKYAEQLQRLVGNVSQLYTTVSALPVYEPAPGTTRVLHVSDMHLNPTGWQLIRTVVEQFGIDVVIDTGDITDWGSEPEASFVGSIGLLKKPYVYIRGNHDSGKTAAAVAQQPNAIVLNNSTTTVAGLTIAGIGDPRFTPDKETSPAGSGLTSEVANQVIGAGDQLAATVRKSPRPVNIALVHDPASAGPLSGTCPLVLAGHTHARQISKLPQVPGQMPTQLMVEGSTGGAGLRGLEGEKPTPLSMTVLYFDKDKLLQAYDDITVGGTGQAQVNLERHVVQNPKAGDPVPVTPTPTR, from the coding sequence ATGGACGGGCAGGAGAACGAAGAGCGCAGCGCCGGCGAAGCCGTGCCCCGCAGGGCCGGGCGCGGCCGGGTCCGCCGGGCGGGGGTGGTCCTCGCCGTCCTGGTGATCGCCCTGGCCGGGGCGGTCATCGGCACCCTCGCCGGCGGGCGGGTGCACACCGACATCGGGCCGTTCCGCGCGGAGCTGAGCATCACGCCTTCGCTGGAGGGCGGCACCACCGTCGACATCCCGCCGCTGGGCGCGCTCCAGCTCGACAGCCACGACGGGCCCACCCACCTCACCGTCGGCCTGGGGGCCCTCGACCAGCGGCGCACCGAGGCGCTGATCGACGACCCGGCGAGCATCAGCCGGGCCAGCCAGTCCGCCGTCACCGACGTCCGCAACGGGGTGCTGCGCCTCGGGCTGCGCACCGTCGGCGCGGCGGTGCTGGTCACCCTCGTCCTCGCCGGGCTGGTGTTCCGCGACACCCGGCGCACCGCCTGGGCGGGCGGGCTGTCGCTGCTGGTCACCGCCGGCAGTCTCGGCCTGGCCGCCTCCACCATCCGGCCGCAGGCGATCGAGGAGCCCCGGTACGAGGGGCTGCTGGTCAACGCGCCCGCGATCGTCGGTGACGCCCGGCGGATCGCCAACGACTACACCAAGTACGCCGAGCAGCTCCAGCGCCTCGTCGGCAACGTCAGCCAGCTCTACACCACCGTCTCCGCGCTGCCGGTGTACGAGCCAGCCCCCGGCACCACCCGGGTCCTGCACGTCTCCGACATGCACCTCAACCCGACGGGCTGGCAGCTCATCCGCACGGTCGTGGAGCAGTTCGGCATCGACGTGGTGATCGACACCGGCGACATCACCGACTGGGGCAGCGAGCCCGAGGCGTCGTTCGTCGGCTCGATCGGCCTGCTCAAGAAGCCGTACGTCTACATCCGGGGCAACCACGACTCGGGCAAGACGGCCGCGGCGGTGGCCCAGCAGCCCAACGCGATCGTGCTGAACAACTCGACCACCACCGTCGCCGGGCTGACCATCGCCGGCATCGGCGACCCGCGGTTCACCCCCGACAAGGAGACCTCCCCGGCCGGCAGCGGCCTGACCAGCGAGGTCGCCAACCAGGTGATCGGGGCCGGCGACCAGCTCGCCGCCACCGTGCGCAAGTCGCCGAGGCCGGTGAACATCGCACTGGTGCACGACCCGGCGTCGGCCGGCCCCCTGTCGGGCACCTGCCCGCTGGTGCTCGCCGGGCACACCCACGCCCGGCAGATCTCCAAGCTGCCGCAGGTGCCGGGCCAGATGCCGACGCAGCTGATGGTGGAGGGGTCCACCGGCGGCGCGGGGCTGCGCGGCCTGGAGGGTGAGAAGCCCACCCCGCTCTCGATGACGGTGCTCTACTTCGACAAGGACAAGCTGCTCCAGGCGTACGACGACATCACCGTCGGGGGGACCGGGCAGGCGCAGGTCAACCTGGAACGGCACGTGGTGCAGAACCCGAAGGCCGGCGACCCGGTGCCGGTCACCCCGACCCCGACCCGCTGA
- a CDS encoding PQQ-dependent sugar dehydrogenase has protein sequence MGRVSTGAPYHRKSPLRAVVAASCAALLLAAAGCSFGEPEPDPAGEPPNLPTPSVSAPAGAGQQVVTTVLAKGLRVPWGMAFLPDGGALVTERDSGRILQVGPGSGREGLTVTPVRTVPGVVPGGEGGLMGIAVSPDYATDQTIFVYHTAANDNRIVKLDLDGAPTPILTGIPKAGIHNGGGLAFGPDGFLYASTGDAGNREAAQDQKNLGGKILRITTAGKPAPGNPFAGSPVWSLGHRNVQGLAWDAGKRMYAVEFGQNTWDEINQVTKGGNYGWPQVEGQADDSRYADPLVQWPTSDASCSGLAAAERLLVTACLRGQRLWLVELTDTGAVLGQPRELLTRRYGRLRGAIAAPDGSIWVTTSNHDGRGQPAPEDDRILRLVFTDGGAGRS, from the coding sequence CTGGGCCGGGTGAGCACCGGTGCCCCGTACCACCGCAAGAGCCCGCTGCGGGCGGTCGTCGCGGCGTCCTGCGCGGCGCTGCTGCTGGCCGCCGCCGGGTGCAGCTTCGGCGAGCCGGAGCCGGACCCGGCCGGCGAGCCGCCCAACCTGCCCACCCCGTCTGTCTCCGCGCCCGCCGGGGCCGGTCAGCAGGTGGTCACCACGGTGCTGGCCAAGGGGCTGCGGGTGCCGTGGGGCATGGCGTTCCTGCCCGACGGCGGGGCGCTGGTCACCGAGCGCGACAGCGGCCGGATCCTCCAGGTCGGCCCCGGGTCCGGGCGCGAGGGGCTGACGGTCACTCCGGTGCGGACGGTGCCGGGCGTGGTGCCCGGCGGCGAGGGCGGGCTCATGGGGATCGCGGTCTCCCCCGACTACGCGACCGACCAGACGATCTTCGTCTACCACACCGCCGCGAACGACAACCGGATCGTCAAGCTGGACCTGGACGGGGCGCCCACCCCGATCCTGACCGGCATCCCCAAGGCCGGCATCCACAACGGCGGCGGGCTCGCCTTCGGCCCGGACGGCTTCCTCTACGCGAGCACCGGCGACGCCGGCAACCGGGAGGCCGCGCAGGACCAGAAGAACCTGGGCGGCAAGATCCTGCGGATCACCACCGCCGGCAAGCCGGCCCCGGGCAACCCGTTCGCCGGCTCCCCCGTCTGGTCCCTGGGCCACCGCAACGTGCAGGGCCTGGCCTGGGACGCCGGCAAGCGGATGTACGCCGTCGAGTTCGGCCAGAACACCTGGGACGAGATCAACCAGGTCACCAAGGGCGGCAACTACGGCTGGCCCCAGGTCGAGGGCCAGGCCGACGACAGCCGGTACGCCGACCCGCTGGTGCAGTGGCCCACCTCCGACGCCTCCTGCTCGGGGCTCGCGGCGGCCGAGCGGCTGCTGGTCACCGCCTGCCTGCGCGGGCAGCGGCTGTGGCTGGTCGAGCTGACCGACACCGGCGCCGTGCTCGGCCAGCCCCGGGAGCTGCTGACCCGCCGGTACGGCCGGCTGCGCGGCGCGATCGCCGCCCCGGACGGGTCGATCTGGGTCACCACCTCCAACCACGACGGGCGGGGCCAGCCGGCCCCCGAGGACGACCGGATCCTGCGGCTCGTCTTCACCGACGGCGGCGCGGGCCGCAGCTGA